A stretch of Leucobacter aridicollis DNA encodes these proteins:
- a CDS encoding hydroxymethylglutaryl-CoA lyase — translation MTDVRALGLPARVSLPSGPDAVEVWEMAPRDGLQAESRLLGIDERVELIERLAGAGCPIIEVGSFVRPDRVPAMAGSDEVLRRVAHLDVRKPVLVPNLRGYELARAAGATEIAVFLSVTESFSQSNLGASRETMEAAAAAVVARAVADGVRVRGYLSMVFGDPWEGPVSPREVLGLAQRMRAFGVSQLSLGDTIGVATPGQVTEVVRTLTGEGVPVADLALHMHDTYGQALANVAAGLAEGIRVFDSSAGGVGGCPFARSATGNLATDDLLWMLMGMGIQTGINLDALTEASSWLSATLRKPPTSRVATALAR, via the coding sequence GTGACTGACGTTCGGGCGCTTGGCTTGCCCGCCCGCGTCTCCCTGCCAAGTGGGCCGGACGCCGTGGAAGTCTGGGAGATGGCGCCGCGTGATGGGCTGCAAGCCGAGTCCAGGCTCCTCGGCATCGACGAGCGGGTTGAGCTCATCGAGCGGCTCGCCGGCGCCGGTTGCCCCATCATCGAGGTCGGTAGCTTTGTCCGCCCGGACCGTGTACCGGCAATGGCGGGTTCTGATGAGGTGCTTCGCCGGGTGGCGCACCTCGACGTGCGAAAACCAGTGCTGGTGCCGAATCTCCGTGGCTATGAGCTCGCGCGCGCCGCTGGCGCCACTGAGATCGCTGTCTTCCTCAGCGTCACCGAGTCCTTTTCGCAGAGCAACCTTGGTGCATCGCGCGAGACCATGGAAGCCGCTGCCGCTGCCGTAGTCGCGCGCGCCGTTGCTGACGGCGTGCGCGTACGCGGATATCTCTCTATGGTCTTCGGAGACCCGTGGGAAGGTCCAGTGTCGCCACGGGAGGTCCTCGGCCTTGCTCAGCGAATGCGGGCGTTCGGGGTATCGCAGCTTTCGCTTGGGGACACCATCGGTGTCGCGACGCCCGGCCAGGTGACCGAAGTGGTGCGCACGCTTACCGGGGAAGGAGTGCCTGTCGCTGATCTCGCGTTGCACATGCACGACACCTACGGTCAAGCTTTGGCAAACGTTGCCGCTGGCCTTGCCGAGGGAATCCGCGTCTTTGACTCGTCGGCGGGTGGGGTTGGTGGCTGCCCCTTTGCGCGTTCGGCCACCGGCAACCTTGCCACCGACGACTTGTTGTGGATGCTCATGGGGATGGGCATCCAGACAGGCATCAATTTGGATGCCCTCACCGAGGCGAGCTCGTGGCTGAGTGCCACGCTCCGCAAACCCCCTACATCACGAGTCGCAACGGCGCTGGCGCGTTAG